One Vespa velutina chromosome 19, iVesVel2.1, whole genome shotgun sequence DNA segment encodes these proteins:
- the LOC124955614 gene encoding dopamine receptor 2 isoform X3, whose amino-acid sequence MNESEIYLLEWEEEAEAREPSGELNRSFYNASRGNRSYEDFWELASDRAGLAVVLFLFSVATVFGNSLVILAVIRERYLHTATNYFVTSLAFADCLVGLVVMPFSAIYEVLENRWLFTTDWCDVWRSLDVLFSTASILNLCVISLDRYWAITDPFTYPMRMSRKRAAILIAIVWICSSAISFPAIAWWRAVRTEEVPEDKCPFTEHLGYLIFSSTISFYLPLFVMVFTYYRIYRAAVIQTRSLKLGTKQVMMASGELELTLRIHRGGGGGSGGGGGGVSTGGANTNVDPRHLFRTASSTPEDLQDLEEPLTALHNNGLTRVPSTRINNKQHLGKNFSLSRKLAKFAKEKKAAKTLGIVMGVFIVCWLPFFVVNLWSGFCARCIWQEEIVSAAVTWLGWINSGMNPVIYACWSRDFRRRVGD is encoded by the coding sequence ATGAATGAGAGCGAGATTTATCTGCTCGAGTGGGAAGAAGAGGCAGAAGCTAGGGAACCTAGCGGTGAACTCAACAGAAGTTTTTACAATGCTAGCCGTGGAAATCGTAGCTACGAAGATTTCTGGGAATTAGCAAGCGATCGTGCTGGACTCGCAGtggttctctttctcttctccgtGGCAACAGTTTTCGGTAACAGCCTGGTAATCCTTGCTGTCATCAGAGAAAGATATCTTCACACAGCGACCAATTATTTCGTTACGTCGTTGGCCTTTGCCGATTGCCTCGTAGGCCTGGTCGTCATGCCGTTCAGCGCGATTTATGAAGTTCTCGAAAATCGATGGCTTTTCACGACCGATTGGTGCGACGTTTGGCGTTCCCTCGACGTACTCTTCTCGACGGCCTCGATCTTGAACCTCTGCGTGATCAGTTTGGATCGTTACTGGGCCATCACCGATCCGTTTACCTATCCAATGAGGATGAGTAGAAAACGTGCGGCGATATTGATCGCGATCGTTTGGATTTGTTCAAGCGCGATATCTTTTCCAGCGATAGCTTGGTGGAGAGCAGTCAGAACGGAGGAAGTGCCGGAGGACAAGTGTCCCTTCACTGAACATCTCGGTTACTTGATATTCTCCTCCACGATTAGCTTTTATTTACCGCTCTTCGTTATGGTCTTCACCTATTATAGGATCTATCGAGCCGCGGTGATACAAACGAGGAGTCTCAAGTTGGGTACGAAACAAGTGATGATGGCCTCCGGCGAGCTCGAACTTACTCTTAGGATACatcgtggtggtggtggcggcagtggtggtggtggtggtggtgttagCACTGGTGGAGCAAATACGAATGTGGACCCGAGGCATCTCTTTCGTACGGCCTCGAGCACGCCAGAAGATCTACAAGATCTCGAGGAACCTCTTACGGCCCTTCACAATAATGGATTAACTAGAGTACCTTCCACGAGGATCAACAACAAACAACATCTCGGCAAAAACTTTTCCTTGTCGCGCAAACTCGCTAAATTtgcgaaggaaaagaaagccGCAAAGACTCTTGGCATCGTCATGGGAGTCTTTATCGTTTGCTGGTTACCCTTCTTCGTGGTGAATCTATGGTCGGGTTTCTGCGCCAGGTGTATCTGGCAAGAGGAGATTGTTTCTGCTGCCGTCACGTGGCTCGGTTGGATCAACAGCGGCATGAACCCAGTTATATACGCTTGCTGGAGCAGGGATTTTCGGAG
- the LOC124955615 gene encoding hemolymph lipopolysaccharide-binding protein-like isoform X1: MSGLLLFTYISFSIIFVVRSHPLEQNISDNTILTSLNHPRDNETDLYCPCLRNITSSTEINNNPIYLPIIHGTIWKCNFVGNKLMRDDYYYSPGIGSHKLHTRAKTWNEARKICIEEGGHLAIINSIAEADILLNLFNRSGPIKGATYNNLILLGIHDLYTEDDWVTIQGDSLAKSGYNAWTDRWGGQPDNRNGVQNCGALLEDGKLDDVACNLPFAFFCEIPDI, translated from the exons ATGTCAGGATTATTACTTTTCACGTATATCagtttttctatcattttcgtAGTACGGTCACATCCATTGGAACAGAACATTTCAGATAACACGATTTTAACATCGTTAAATCATCCAAGGGATAACGAAACGGATTTGTATTGTCCATGCTTGAGAAACATAACATCCTCGACAGAAATTAACAACAACCCTATCTATCTTCCGATAATTCACGGTACGATTTGGAAATGCAATTTTGTTGGGAATAAACTTATGCgagacgattattattattctcctgGAATTGGTTCACACAAATTACATACGAGAGCAAAGACTTGGAACGAAGCGAGAAAAATCTGCATTGAGGAGGGTGGTCACTTGGCTATTATCAATTCCATTGCTGAAGCTGAT AtacttttgaatttatttaaccGATCCGGTCCTATCAAGGGTGCCACTTATAACAATCTAATCTTGTTGGGAATTCATGATCTCTATACTGAAGATGACTGGGTGACAATACAGGGTGATTCCTTGGCAAAAAGTGGTTACAATGCCTGGACTGACAGATGGGGAGGTCAACCTGATAATAGAAATGGCGTACAAAATTGTGGAGCTCTGTTGGAAGACGGTAAACTCGATGACGTAGCCTGCAACcttccttttgcttttttttgtgaaattcCTGACATATAA
- the LOC124955615 gene encoding hemolymph lipopolysaccharide-binding protein-like isoform X2, with protein sequence MSGLLLFTYISFSIIFVVRSHPLEQNISDNTILTSLNHPRDNETDLYCPCLRNITSSTEINNNPIYLPIIHGTIWKCNFVGNKLMRDDYYYSPGIGSHKLHTRAKTWNEARKICIEEGGHLAIINSIAEADILLNLFNRSGPIKGATYNNLILLGIHDLYTEDDWVTIQGDSLAKSGYNAWTDRWGGQPDNRNGVQNCGALLEDADDGAFVSARSPFHWK encoded by the exons ATGTCAGGATTATTACTTTTCACGTATATCagtttttctatcattttcgtAGTACGGTCACATCCATTGGAACAGAACATTTCAGATAACACGATTTTAACATCGTTAAATCATCCAAGGGATAACGAAACGGATTTGTATTGTCCATGCTTGAGAAACATAACATCCTCGACAGAAATTAACAACAACCCTATCTATCTTCCGATAATTCACGGTACGATTTGGAAATGCAATTTTGTTGGGAATAAACTTATGCgagacgattattattattctcctgGAATTGGTTCACACAAATTACATACGAGAGCAAAGACTTGGAACGAAGCGAGAAAAATCTGCATTGAGGAGGGTGGTCACTTGGCTATTATCAATTCCATTGCTGAAGCTGAT AtacttttgaatttatttaaccGATCCGGTCCTATCAAGGGTGCCACTTATAACAATCTAATCTTGTTGGGAATTCATGATCTCTATACTGAAGATGACTGGGTGACAATACAGGGTGATTCCTTGGCAAAAAGTGGTTACAATGCCTGGACTGACAGATGGGGAGGTCAACCTGATAATAGAAATGGCGTACAAAATTGTGGAGCTCTGTTGGAAGACG CGGACGACGGTGCTTTTGTTTCTGCTCGATCGCCGTTTCactggaaataa